One Hordeum vulgare subsp. vulgare chromosome 4H, MorexV3_pseudomolecules_assembly, whole genome shotgun sequence DNA window includes the following coding sequences:
- the LOC123449583 gene encoding 60S ribosomal protein L4-1-like produces MATTARPLVSVKALEGDMATDAAGVPMPHVMTAPIRPDVITFVHRLVSCNSRQPYAVSRKAGHQTSAESWGTGRAVSRIPRVGGGGTHRAGQGAFGNMCRGGRMFAPTRIWRKWHRRVNIRLRRVAVASALAATAVPAIVTARGHRIEGVPEFPLVVSDSAEGIEKTSQAIKVLEQLGAFADAEKAKESVGIRPGKGKMRNRRYINRKGPLIVYGTEGSKIVKAFRNLPGVDVANVERLNLLDLAPGGHLGRFVIWTESAFKKLDEVYGSFEASSSKKKGFVLPRPKMTNADLGRLINSDEVQSVVKPINKEVKRREARKNPLKNAAAVLKLNPYFGTARRMAVLAEAARVKARKDKINSKRTKLSAEEASKIKAAGKAWYQTMISDSDYTEFDVFSKWLGVSQ; encoded by the exons atggccaccACCGCGCGCCCGCTCGTCTCCGTCAAGGCCCTGGAGGGGGACATGGCCACGGACGCGGCCGGCGTCCCGATGCCGCACGTCATGACGGCGCCGATCCGCCCCGACGTCATCACCTTCGTCCACAGGCTTGTCTCCTGCAACAGCCGCCAGCCCTACGCCGTCTCCCGCAAGGCCGGTCACCAGACCTCGGCCGAGTCCTGGGGCACGGGTCGCGCCGTGTCGCGTATCCCGCGTGTCGGCGGCGGTGGAACCCACCGCGCCGGGCAGGGAGCCTTCGGCAACATGTGCCGTGGCGGACGCATGTTCGCGCCCACCCGGATCTGGCGCAAGTGGCACCGCCGCGTCAACATCCGCCTCCGCCGCGTCGCCGTCGCCTCCGCCCTCGCCGCCACCGCCGTCCCGGCCATCGTCACCGCCCGCGGCCACCGCATCGAGGGCGTCCCCGAGTTCCCGCTCGTCGTCTCCGACTCGGCCGAGGGCATCGAGAAGACCTCCCAGGCCATCAAGGTGCTCGAGCAGCTGGGCGCCTTCGCTGACGCCGAGAAGGCCAAGGAGTCTGTCGGCATCCGCCCCGGCAAGGGTAAGATGCGCAACCGCAGGTACATCAACCGCAAGGGACCCCTCATCGTCTACGGCACCGAGGGCTCCAAGATCGTCAAGGCCTTCCGCAACCTCCCAGGTGTGGATGTTGCCAACGTCGAGCGCCTCAACCTGCTCGACCTTGCCCCTGGTGGCCACCTTGGCCGGTTTGTGATCTGGACCGAGTCTGCCTTCAAGAAGCTGGACGAGGTGTACGGCTCCTTTGAGGCGTCTTCCTCCAAGAAGAAGGGCTTCGTCCTCCCCAGGCCTAAGATGACCAACGCTGACCTTGGCCGCCTCATCAACTCTGACGAGGTCCAGTCTGTTGTGAAGCCCATCAACAAGGAGGTTAAGCGCAGGGAGGCCAGGAAGAACCCTCTGAAGAATGCTGCTGCTGTGCTCAAGCTCAACCCCTACTTTGGGACTGCCCGCAGGATGGCAGTTCTTGCTGAGGCTGCCCGTGTCAAGGCCAGGAAGGACAAGATTAACTCCAAGAGGACCAAGCTCAGCGCG GAGGAGGCATCTAAGATCAAGGCCGCAGGGAAGGCGTGGTACCAGACCATGATTTCTGACAGCGACTACACCGAGTTCGACGTCTTCTCCAAGTGGCTCGGCGTCAGCCAGTGA